A window of Rhodothermales bacterium genomic DNA:
GAGGAGGTGTGGTTCCGGTATCACCTGCAGCCACTGCACGACGTGCACCTGGGCGGGCTCGGACTTTCCGTGGATCCGGAGGGGGATCCGGACACGCTGAAGATGTTCAGTGTGATTGCGCTCGTCATTCTGCTCATTGCATGCGCCAACTACATGAACCTGGCGACGGCGCGCGGGACCCGACGGGCCAGGGAAGTGGGTGTGCGCAAGGTGTTCGGGGCCCGGAAAAGCCAATTGCGCGTGCAGTTCCTGCTGGAAGCGGGGATATTCACTGTATTGGCGGTCCTCGGAGCTCTGTTGTTGCTGGAACTCTCGGTGTCCTCCATCAACGCCCTGGCGGGCCGTGTCGTGGTGGACGGGACGTGGTACAGCATGGAGATGCTGGCCTGGCTGGTGGGCATTGCAACGGTTACCACGTTCGTGGCCGGGGCCTATCCGGCATTCTATCTGGCCCGGTTCGAGCCGGGCACTATCCTGCGGGGAAGTGACCGTTCGTCGTCGGGAGGTGGAGGCGGCTTCATCCGTCGATTGCTGGTCGTCGGGCAATTCGCGGGCGGGATTGCCCTGCTCATGACCACGCTTGGCATCCGTGAACAAATGGCCTACACGGCCGAGAAGGACCTGGGGTTCGATCGGGAGAATGTGATGTTCATTCCGGTCCGGACCGGCCCCGAACGGGCACGGGCCAATGAGATTGCCGTACAGATGGGCCAGGTACCCGGCGTTGTGCAGGCGGCGGTGGCCTCCAACGTTCCCAACGGCATTACACAGGCCCATGGCGTGCGGGTGGTGGACCATGAGGACGATGAAGGTGCCGGGCGACGGGTACTGGCGGCCGATGCCGGCTACGCCCATGCGCTGGGGCTGGAGATGGCGGCCGGACACTGGTTCCGTGCCGACCGGCCGGTCGATGCGGAAGGGTTCATCCTGAATGAATCGGCGGCACGGGCCATGGCGGCGATCATGGACGGTGACGCGTCGGGCGGCGTGCTCGGGTTGACGCTGAACCGCAACGGTCAGGAGGGACCGGTCATCGGGGTGGTCAAGGATTTCCATTTCTCGGCGCTCCACAGCCCCATTGAGCCGTTGGTCATCTACCATCCGCAGGGCCTGTTCGACCACCGTACGCTGGTGCTCCGCGTGGAGCCGGGAACGGAGGTGCTGGACCGGATCCGGGCCGCTTGGGAGGTGCAGGCGCCGGGCGTTCCGTTTGAATACGAGTTCCTGGACGCAAGTGTGGCCGCGCTCTACGAGTCGGAGCGGTTGGCGGGGCGGTTGTTCGGACTGTTTTCCGGACTGGGCATCGTGGTGGCGTGCCTCGGCCTGTTCGGATTGGCGGCCTATACGGCCCATCGGCGGAAGAAGGAAATCGGCATCCGGAAGGTACTGGGAGCCGGTCTGGGCTCTGTCATGGTGCTCCTGTCGCGAGAATTCGTTGTACTCGTCGGCCTGGCCGTTGTAGTGGCCGCGCCGGTTTCGGTGTGGCTGCTCGATGGTTGGTTGGATGCGTTTGCCTACCGGGTCGGACTGAACGCGTGGGTGTTTGTGGTGCCGACCCTGGCCGCCCTCGGCATTGCCCTCGTGACGGTTTCCGGGCAGGCGCTCCGGGCCGCCCTCGCCAACCCCGTGGACAGTCTGCGGAGCGAGTAACATCATGCTGCTGACGAACCACCTGCAGTCGGTTGTTCGGCACGCACGCCGCAACCCGGGTTTTTCACTGGTCAATGTGTTCGGTCTGGCCGTGGCCTTCATGGCCGTCATCGGCATAGCCATGTTTGTCCGGGGCGAACGGGCCATGGATGATTTCCACGACCAGGC
This region includes:
- a CDS encoding ABC transporter permease; this translates as MLLNTLRTSFRHLRRDAGYVLLNVGGLAIGLATCLVILMYVRTEQSVDRFHEKGDRIVRAWAVTTLGPEEASIASTAHPLADFVRERYTEVEASTRILPTLGTTLVSTPSHSAYETRIRAVEPSFFDMFDVQLAGADPVLALGAPYTVVLTPAMADRYFPDQDPVGQSVSIGFWGSPHTFTVTGLLKDVPGRSRFAHDALISYETYAELQSGGDRASLDASWNALNPETWFLLAPGADWRDLDRRMSPAVTEIAGGGEEVWFRYHLQPLHDVHLGGLGLSVDPEGDPDTLKMFSVIALVILLIACANYMNLATARGTRRAREVGVRKVFGARKSQLRVQFLLEAGIFTVLAVLGALLLLELSVSSINALAGRVVVDGTWYSMEMLAWLVGIATVTTFVAGAYPAFYLARFEPGTILRGSDRSSSGGGGGFIRRLLVVGQFAGGIALLMTTLGIREQMAYTAEKDLGFDRENVMFIPVRTGPERARANEIAVQMGQVPGVVQAAVASNVPNGITQAHGVRVVDHEDDEGAGRRVLAADAGYAHALGLEMAAGHWFRADRPVDAEGFILNESAARAMAAIMDGDASGGVLGLTLNRNGQEGPVIGVVKDFHFSALHSPIEPLVIYHPQGLFDHRTLVLRVEPGTEVLDRIRAAWEVQAPGVPFEYEFLDASVAALYESERLAGRLFGLFSGLGIVVACLGLFGLAAYTAHRRKKEIGIRKVLGAGLGSVMVLLSREFVVLVGLAVVVAAPVSVWLLDGWLDAFAYRVGLNAWVFVVPTLAALGIALVTVSGQALRAALANPVDSLRSE